A single genomic interval of Zingiber officinale cultivar Zhangliang chromosome 4A, Zo_v1.1, whole genome shotgun sequence harbors:
- the LOC121973772 gene encoding red chlorophyll catabolite reductase-like: MSSTAVGCLLSPLRSRPSSTVAVSGCNCKCRSIRVRASMSSPPPPVVEFPYLLPAQRELMVEVLSIVETGLGPQLLPSTVPSDVLSFQNPSGSAHGAIDIRHGGRDSTVDFILESWLHCQIPTGALNIATLLVFLNSSTDAPHLLMDFIQGSPTSLVLLLDLIPRKDVVLHPDYLDEFYHQNDLDKQRQVLSKLPQVQPYMSSSIYARSLLSPTAIAVNINCGDGNEQTLLEEIIRGKLNLICKEIVQIWLSLCVKTRLSSEVDQDILVKRDSLIKSKVIEIDLEANLPRMFTPEVASRIIREIKEAYKV; this comes from the exons ATGTCTTCGACGGCCGTCGGTTGCCTCCTTTCTCCTCTCCGTTCTCGTCCGAGCTCTACCGTCGCGGTCTCAGGCTGCAACTGCAAGTGCAGATCCATTCGGGTCCGCGCATCGATGAGCTCCCCGCCGCCTCCAGTGGTGGAGTTTCCCTACCTACTGCCGGCGCAGCGGGAGCTGATGGTGGAAGTCCTCTCCATTGTGGAGACTGGGCTCGGGCCGCAGCTCCTCCCCTCCACCGTGCCCTCCGACGTCCTGTCCTTCCAAAATCCGTCCGGGTCGGCCCATGGCGCCATCGATATCCGACACGGTGGCCGCGATTCCACG GTGGACTTCATACTGGAATCATGGCTGCATTGCCAGATCCCTACTGGTGCTCTTAATATAGCCACTTTGTTGGTCTTTCTTAATTCTTCCACAGATGCTCCTCACCTTCTTATGGACTTCATACAAGGAAGCCCAACCTCCCTCGTTCTCCTCCTGGACTTGATACCACGCAAGGATGTCGTCCTCCACCCTGACTACCTTGACGAATTTTACCATCAAAACGATCTGGATAAACAGAGACAAGTGCTTTCCAAACTTCCACAGGTGCAACCTTACATGTCATCCTCTATTTATGCCCGCAGTCTCCTATCACCCACAGCAATTGCAGTTAACATCAATTGCGGTGACGGGAACGAACAGACCTTGCTGGAAGAGATAATCCGTGGCAAACTCAATTTGATTTGCAAGGAGATTGTTCAAATATGGTTAAGCTTATGTGTTAAAACTAGGCTATCGAGTGAAGTGGATCAAGACATTTTGGTTAAAAGAGATAGTTTGATCAAGAGCAAGGTCATTGAAATTGATCTCGAGGCAAACCTGCCTAGAATGTTCACTCCTGAGGTCGCAAGCCGCATAATAAGGGAAATTAAGGAGGCTTATAAGGTATAA